A genomic region of Methanosphaera sp. contains the following coding sequences:
- a CDS encoding DEAD/DEAH box helicase family protein produces the protein MKFKFDSNLDYQTEAVDAVVDLFKGQNSMHQYFNVSNIFTLYSRQGIGNKIDISNEDILENLRRVQSYHKLAPSETLPSLDFNIEMETGTGKTYVYLKTIFELNKKYNFTKFIIVVPNIAIKEGVNKTLEITKEHFKGLYNNVIYDYFIYDSSKLEQVRKFVVSSNIQIMIINIDAFNKSFKDPSKENKANIIHREQDKLNGYKPIDLIAKTNPVVIIDEPQSVMGGKGEKAVSSLNPLCTLRYSATHKEIQNLIYKLDAVDASEMELVKQIEVASLVSEGQHNKAYVELISTNNKPGSPISAKIKIDANVGGSIKRKTVNVRKGNDLSELSKREIYNSYIVSEISCEEGNEFIKFSPIDEKLIKGQIIGDFDDLTIKRAQIRKTIEEHLDKELRFARAGKKIKVLSLFFIDSVDKYRKYNPDNTWSNGIYADIFEEEYKKLVKKHKYSTLYNYLDLDIDLDLEAHEVHKGYFSQDRKGKNKDKFKETKTGKADADNYAYELIMKDKEKLLSFDTKLKFIFSHSALREGWDNPNVFQICTLNETKSTMKKRQEIGRGLRLCVNQDGERVHDKTVNTLTIMANESYEEFAHNLQKEIADETGIKFGIIEKDAFAHIHRINKKGNKEPLGKQYSQLIFNHFKLKKYVDSKGKIQDALKVAVRDNTVDVPDEYEDIKEEIVKVVEKSTKGLKIQNAATKRRQVKLKESVFDNEEFKLLWDKIKHKTTYSVDYDTDELVSKAIKVMKEKLDIQPPKLIYTKSGLTIESSGVNCDKNGFITSEIYEDEEIALPDIVKYLQNETDLTRRTIVRILKDSETLDQFKINPQEYMQQTAKLINKVLGELIVDGIKYTKTGESYSQELFKNEELFGYLEKNLVKTEHSVYDYIIYDSEVEKCFAERLDHDPEVKFFAKLPGWFKIKTPVGNYNPDWAVMLGEEGEEKMYFVVETKGTIEYLGNRPLESDKIKCGKNTLRH, from the coding sequence ATGAAGTTTAAATTTGATTCTAATCTTGATTATCAAACCGAAGCTGTAGATGCAGTTGTTGACCTATTTAAAGGTCAAAATTCCATGCATCAATATTTTAATGTTTCAAATATATTTACTTTATATTCAAGACAAGGTATTGGAAATAAAATTGATATTTCAAATGAAGATATCTTAGAAAACTTAAGGAGAGTACAATCTTATCATAAACTAGCCCCTTCTGAAACACTTCCAAGTTTAGATTTTAATATTGAAATGGAAACAGGTACTGGTAAAACCTATGTTTATCTTAAAACAATTTTCGAACTAAATAAAAAATATAATTTTACAAAATTTATTATTGTTGTTCCAAATATCGCTATTAAAGAAGGAGTTAATAAAACCCTTGAAATTACAAAAGAACACTTTAAAGGATTATATAATAATGTTATCTATGACTATTTTATTTATGATTCATCTAAATTAGAACAGGTGCGTAAATTTGTAGTTAGTTCTAATATTCAAATAATGATAATTAATATAGATGCTTTTAATAAAAGTTTTAAGGATCCTTCTAAGGAAAATAAAGCAAATATTATTCACAGGGAACAAGATAAATTAAATGGATATAAACCTATTGATTTAATTGCTAAAACTAATCCAGTTGTTATTATTGATGAACCTCAATCAGTTATGGGCGGTAAAGGTGAAAAAGCTGTTTCATCCTTAAATCCACTGTGTACATTAAGATATTCTGCAACACATAAAGAAATACAAAATCTTATTTATAAACTTGATGCAGTTGATGCATCTGAAATGGAACTTGTAAAACAGATCGAAGTAGCAAGTTTAGTATCTGAAGGTCAACACAATAAAGCATATGTGGAATTAATTTCAACTAATAATAAACCAGGTTCTCCAATATCAGCAAAGATTAAAATTGATGCTAATGTAGGAGGTTCTATAAAAAGAAAAACAGTTAATGTAAGAAAAGGAAATGATTTATCAGAACTAAGTAAACGAGAAATTTATAATAGTTATATTGTTAGTGAAATTAGTTGTGAAGAAGGAAATGAATTTATTAAATTTAGTCCAATAGATGAAAAATTAATAAAAGGTCAAATTATTGGAGATTTTGATGATTTGACAATTAAAAGAGCACAAATTCGTAAAACAATTGAAGAACACTTAGATAAAGAACTTAGATTTGCAAGAGCTGGTAAAAAGATTAAAGTATTAAGTTTGTTCTTTATTGATAGTGTGGATAAATATCGTAAATATAATCCTGATAATACATGGTCTAATGGAATTTATGCAGATATATTTGAAGAAGAATATAAAAAACTTGTAAAGAAACATAAATATTCAACATTATATAATTACCTAGATTTAGATATTGATTTAGATTTAGAAGCTCATGAAGTTCATAAAGGATATTTCTCACAAGATCGTAAGGGAAAAAATAAAGATAAATTTAAAGAAACAAAAACTGGAAAGGCAGATGCTGATAATTATGCATATGAATTAATCATGAAAGATAAAGAAAAACTTTTAAGTTTTGATACTAAATTAAAATTTATTTTTTCACATTCTGCTTTAAGAGAAGGATGGGATAATCCAAATGTCTTCCAAATTTGTACATTAAATGAAACTAAATCAACTATGAAAAAACGTCAAGAAATTGGTCGAGGTTTAAGACTTTGTGTAAACCAAGATGGTGAACGTGTTCATGATAAAACAGTAAATACATTAACTATTATGGCTAATGAGTCTTATGAAGAATTTGCACATAATCTTCAAAAAGAAATTGCAGATGAAACTGGAATTAAATTTGGCATAATTGAAAAAGATGCGTTTGCACATATTCATAGGATAAATAAAAAAGGAAATAAAGAGCCACTAGGAAAACAATACTCACAATTAATTTTCAATCACTTTAAACTTAAAAAATATGTTGACTCAAAAGGTAAAATACAAGATGCACTTAAAGTTGCTGTAAGAGATAATACTGTTGATGTACCTGATGAATATGAAGATATTAAAGAAGAGATTGTTAAAGTTGTTGAAAAATCAACCAAAGGTCTTAAAATACAAAATGCTGCTACTAAACGTCGTCAAGTTAAACTTAAAGAAAGTGTATTTGATAATGAAGAATTTAAATTATTATGGGATAAAATTAAACATAAAACAACATATTCTGTTGACTATGACACTGATGAACTAGTTTCAAAAGCAATAAAAGTAATGAAAGAAAAGTTAGATATACAACCTCCAAAATTAATTTATACCAAAAGTGGTTTAACTATTGAATCATCTGGAGTTAATTGTGATAAAAATGGATTTATAACTTCAGAAATATATGAAGATGAAGAAATAGCTCTTCCAGATATTGTCAAATATTTACAAAATGAAACAGATTTAACTAGAAGGACAATTGTTAGAATATTAAAAGATAGTGAAACTTTAGATCAATTTAAGATAAATCCTCAAGAATACATGCAACAAACTGCAAAATTAATTAATAAAGTCTTGGGTGAGTTAATTGTTGATGGTATCAAATATACAAAAACAGGTGAATCTTATTCACAGGAGTTATTCAAAAATGAAGAATTATTTGGATATCTAGAAAAAAATCTTGTTAAAACTGAGCATTCTGTTTATGATTATATTATCTATGATAGTGAAGTTGAAAAATGTTTTGCTGAGAGATTAGATCATGATCCTGAAGTTAAATTCTTTGCTAAACTTCCAGGATGGTTTAAAATAAAAACACCAGTTGGTAATTATAATCCTGATTGGGCAGTGATGTTAGGTGAAGAAGGTGAGGAAAAAATGTATTTTGTTGTTGAAACAAAAGGAACAATTGAATACTTAGGAAATAGACCTTTAGAATCTGATAAAATTAAATGTGGTAAAAACACTTTGAGGCATTAG
- a CDS encoding DUF4013 domain-containing protein, with protein MDIVDIIKDSLQYPVDNYVEWIMMAILFFVSSLVSVVIGSSADNAVVGVIFSVISLVILLITEGYALKFAKKQIVGSEVTSLDMNELPTNLVADLINGFKLAVIGLVYLLVYGIIMAIISYLLGFFDKVTQFSSYFINAYQANPAAFNINAVINTIPTDVLANVMTASFIVAVIGVILIIITAVISYVAIGRFAETDSIVAALNVPEVCKKISEIGIGKFVVFCIIFIIVLIILDIISGIVALIPAVGNIIAATIVESFIMMFVYVALGKIYTE; from the coding sequence ATGGATATAGTAGATATTATTAAAGATTCACTACAATACCCAGTAGATAACTACGTTGAATGGATCATGATGGCAATATTATTCTTTGTATCATCACTTGTTTCAGTAGTAATTGGAAGTAGTGCAGATAATGCAGTAGTGGGAGTAATCTTTTCAGTTATTAGCTTAGTTATATTACTCATAACAGAAGGTTATGCTTTAAAATTTGCTAAAAAACAGATCGTAGGATCAGAAGTTACATCACTTGATATGAATGAACTTCCAACAAACCTTGTAGCAGATCTTATTAACGGTTTCAAATTAGCAGTTATTGGTTTAGTATACTTACTTGTATATGGAATAATCATGGCAATTATATCATACCTACTTGGATTCTTTGATAAAGTTACACAATTTTCATCATACTTTATTAATGCATACCAAGCAAATCCAGCTGCATTTAATATAAACGCTGTAATTAACACTATACCTACAGATGTTTTAGCAAATGTTATGACAGCATCATTTATAGTAGCAGTTATTGGAGTTATTCTTATAATAATTACAGCAGTTATTTCATATGTTGCTATTGGTAGATTTGCAGAAACAGATTCAATAGTTGCAGCATTAAATGTTCCTGAAGTATGCAAAAAAATATCAGAAATTGGTATTGGTAAATTTGTAGTATTTTGTATAATCTTTATTATTGTATTGATAATTCTCGATATTATTAGTGGTATCGTAGCATTAATTCCTGCAGTAGGTAATATTATTGCAGCAACAATTGTAGAATCATTCATTATGATGTTTGTATATGTTGCTTTAGGTAAAATTTATACAGAATAA